The DNA region GCGCCCGTTGCCCGCCTGCCAGCGAGGCAGGTCTCTAACGGGGTTTACTGAAATATCTTCTGTTTTAGTGATATCGCTGCTAAAACTCAGTTTAAAAATAGAATCAATTTCTTTTTCATTTACGTGTTTGGTTTTGCATAAGTTTTTTAAATCTAAATATACAGTTGCTTTTCCATGCGATACATTATAAAAGCCGATGAGAACATTATTTACATCAAAATACTCAATATTCTTAATCTTTTTATTCTCGGCATAACTTAATAAACTTAAAAACAAGAACAAAATAATTAAACAATTTTTCGGATTTAAATAAATAAATTTCTTCATATTATTACTAAAATAAATTCGTAGACTTCTTTATTCGAGATTTTTTATTAGTGTTTCTAACGGCCTTTTATAGGGTCCTTTCATCGGTTTCAACGGATATCCGACAGGGACCACTGCCATAAACTCGCCTTTCGGCTCTTCAAGGAATTGAAGAATTTCATCTTTCATGATATACAATATTCCAAGCCATACTGCGCCAATTCCTAAAGAGGTGGCAGCTAAAAGAAGGTTTTGAACTGCGGCTGCCGAACTTTGTATTTCCATTGTCCGGAAAAAGTCATAGGATATTTCTTTTTTTACCCCGTTAGAGAAAACCCCAGACAGGTGCCTGGGGTACAAGTCTGAAGTTGCAGATGGCGGTGTAATGCTGCCATCTTTATTCGCAAAGCGCCCGTTGTCTCTAACGGGGTTTACTTTAAAAAGTTCAATACCGTGTTTGATTAGTTCACCCGAATTGGCAATCGCGATAAGCACAGGGGCTTCCTGAATTGTTCTGGAAGCCATTCGTAAAAGTACAGAAGACGGCTTTGGGAAATTAACGGAATGAG from Elusimicrobiota bacterium includes:
- a CDS encoding nitroreductase family protein, producing the protein MLLSDKLLERNDVLKTIKKRRSVRMFSDKAISEEDILTLLQAANQAPSAHNQQSWRFIIVRGERKSELVNFISSHSVNFPKPSSVLLRMASRTIQEAPVLIAIANSGELIKHGIELFKVNPVRDNGRFANKDGSITPPSATSDLYPRHLSGVFSNGVKKEISYDFFRTMEIQSSAAAVQNLLLAATSLGIGAVWLGILYIMKDEILQFLEEPKGEFMAVVPVGYPLKPMKGPYKRPLETLIKNLE